A window of the Ipomoea triloba cultivar NCNSP0323 chromosome 14, ASM357664v1 genome harbors these coding sequences:
- the LOC116004875 gene encoding microtubule-associated protein 70-1-like, which produces MAEFSGDEIVAAGLPVFVSGDNGGNEGPAAWEAGASAALTPLTVSASFKDGKASRRRASVRPSLDADEFINLLHGSDPVKVELNRLENELRDKERELSEAQAEIKALRLSERQREKAVEELTDELAKVDEKLKLTECLLESKNLEIKKINDEKKASMAAQFAAEATLRRVHADQKDDDMPPIEAILAPLEAELKIARQEIAKLQDDNKALDRLTKSKEAALLEAERTVQSALAKASMVDDLQNKNQELMKQIEICQEENKILDKMHRQKVAEVEKLTQTVRELEEAVLAGGAAANAVRDYQRKVQEMNEERKTLDRELARAKVTANRVATVVANEWKDSSDKVMPVKQWLEERRFLQGEMQQLRDKLAISERTAKSEAQLKEKYQLRLRVLEDTLRSSSTSVRSTPDARSSSNGATRRQSLGGAENISRLASNGFLPKRSPSFQMRSSGISSVLKHAKGTSKSFDGGSRSLDRSKNLLSGTGPNFKLTQSCDGAKDSGAENKWKENQDEKPNDLQVTETEDTVPGVLHDLLQKEVVSLRKACHEKDQSLKDKDDAIEMLAKKVETLTKAMEVEAKKMRREVAAMEKEVAAIRVEREQENRANRLGNSRGSVNSSQMIPGRSVVARSRVTRTTQ; this is translated from the exons ATGGCGGAGTTTTCCGGGGATGAAATTGTGGCGGCGGGGTTGCCGGTGTTTGTTTCCGGCGATAATGGCGGCAATGAGGGGCCGGCGGCGTGGGAGGCTGGTGCTTCGGCGGCTCTGACGCCGCTGACGGTGTCGGCTTCGTTTAAGGATGGGAAGGCGTCGCGGCGGAGGGCGTCGGTGAGGCCGAGCCTGGACGCGGACGAGTTCATAAACCTGCTCCATGGCTCGGATCCGGTGAAGGTGGAGCTCAATCGGCTGGAGAATGAGCTTAGAG ATAAGGAGCGGGAATTGTCTGAGGCTCAAGCTGAAATCAAGGCCTTGAGGTTATCTGAGCGCCAAAGAGAAAAGGCTGTTGAAGAG CTCACTGATGAATTGGCAAAGGTTGATGAGAAGCTCAAGTTGACAGAGTGTCTTCTAGAAAGCAAG AAccttgaaattaaaaaaatcaatgatgagAAGAAAGCTTCTATGGCTGCTCAGTTTGCTGCAGAGGCCACTCTTAGGAGGGTTCATGCTGATCAAAAAGATGATGATATGCCTCCAATTGAAGCAATTCTTGCTCCTTTGGAGGCTGAACTCAAGATAGCTCGGCAAGAG ATTGCAAAGCTTCAAGATGATAACAAGGCATTGGATCGCCTCACAAAGTCAAAGGAGGCTGCTTTACTTGAAGCTGAGAGAACAGTGCAGTCAGCATTGGCAAAAGCTTCAATGGTGGATGATCTCCAAAACAAGAATCAAGAATTGATGAAACAAATAGAAATCTGCCAG GAAGAGAACAAAATATTGGATAAAATGCATCGCCAAAAGGTTGCAGAGGTTGAAAAGCTTACCCAAACTGTGCGTGAGCTTGAAGAGGCTGTTCTTGCTGGTGGTGCAGCAGCTAATGCTGTTCGGGATTACCAACGCAAAGTTCAAGAGATGAAT GAAGAGAGAAAAACTCTTGACCGGGAGCTGGCACGTGCGAAGGTTACTGCAAATAGGGTGGCCACAGTGGTTGCTAATGAGTGGAAAGATTCTAGTGACAAAGTAATGCCTGTAAAACAGTGGCTTGAAGAGAGAAGATTTTTGCAG GGGGAGATGCAACAATTACGAGATAAGCTAGCAATTTCTGAACGAACTGCAAAATCAGAAGCCCAGTTGAAA gaaaaatatcaattaaggCTTAGGGTTCTAGAAGATACATTGAGGTCATCTAGCACAAGCGTTCGCAGCACTCCAGATGCAAGAAGCTCAAGCAATGGTGCTACACGTCGACAATCATTGGGTGGAGCAGAAAATATTTCAAGATTGGCTTCTAATGGCTTTTTGCCCAAGCGGTCACCATCCTTTCAAATGAGGTCTTCTGGGATCAGTTCTGTCCTGAAGCATGCAAAAGGGACATCAAAGTCGTTTGATGGTGGCTCAAGATCATTGGACCGAAGTAAAAACCTTCTTAGTGGAACTGGTCCAAATTTTAAGCTTACTCAGTCCTGTGATGGAGCTAAGGATAGTGGGGCTGAAAATAAATGGAAAGAAAATCAAGATGAAAAGCCCAATGACTTGCAAGTAACAGAAACAGAGGATACTGTCCCAGGAGTATTACACGATTTGCTACAAAAGGAGGTGGTTTCCTTGAGAAAAGCATGTCATGAAAAGGATCAAAGTCTAAAAGACAAGGATGATGCAATTGAG ATGCTAGCCAAGAAAGTAGAGACTCTAACAAAGGCAATGGAAGTTGAGGCTAAAAAAATGAGAAGGGAGGTTGCTGCAATGGAAAAGGAGGTTGCTGCGATACGAGTGGAGAGGGAACAAGAAAATAGGGCCAATCGACTTGGAAATTCAAGGGGTTCTGTCAACAGTTCTCAGATGATTCCTGGGAG GAGTGTAGTGGCAAGAAGTAGGGTAACGCGCACCACGCAATAA
- the LOC116003822 gene encoding probable UDP-3-O-acyl-N-acetylglucosamine deacetylase 2, mitochondrial isoform X1, translating into MASSRVFKAAFKSSSVISWKSTGKLQQTVVNRIERTGLGLHSGKKSTVRIWPELAGEGRYFMIGSNRIDASIDFAKETPLCTTLCKDGYTVRTIEHLLSALEASGVDNCRIEIENSVSDDQSVEVPIFDGSAREWVNAIEEVGLKVAADSGGKSCDKLAPYVNEPFHVWKNDTFVAAFPSSKLRISYGINFPQAPAIGCQWFSCSLSDNCVYVEQIASSRTFCIYEQVEQMLQSGLIQGGTLESAIVCSESKGWLNPPLRYHDEPSRHKVLDLIGDLSLFARAGSQGLPVAHIVAYKGGHALHTDFARRLSRID; encoded by the exons ATGGCTTCCTCTCGCGTCTTCAAAGCAGCCTTCAAGTCCTCATCTGTCATCTCATGGAAATCC ACCGGTAAGCTTCAGCAAACAGTAGTGAACCGTATAGAACGAACCGGACTAGGGCTCCACTCCGGTAAGAAATCAACGGTGAGAATATGGCCGGAGCTTGCAGGCGAAGGTAGGTATTTCATGATTGGGTCGAATCGCATCGACGCGTCGATTGATTTTGCCAAGGAGACTCCTCTGTGCACTACACTGTGCAAAGATGGGTACACTGTGAGAACAATCGAACACTTGCTGTCAGCTCTCGAGGCTAGCGGCGTCGACAACTGTCGCATCGAAATTGAAAATTCAGTCTCTGATGACCAATCTGTCGAG GTTCCTATTTTTGATGGGTCAGCAAGGGAATGGGTAAATGCAATAGAAGAAGTTGGGTTGAAGGTTGCTGCTGATTCTGGTGGCAAAAGCTGTGATAAGTTGGCACCTTATGTTAATGAACCTTTTCATGTgtggaaaaatgacacttttgttGCTGCATTTCCTTCTTCAAAGCTGAGGATCAGCTATGGAATTAACTTTCCTCAG GCTCCTGCAATTGGGTGTCAATGGTTTTCGTGTTCATTATCAGATAATTGCGTCTATGTGGAGCAGATAGCTTCTTCAAGAACATTTTGCATTTATGAGCAG GTGGAACAAATGTTGCAATCAGGACTTATTCAGGGTGGCACTCTTGAAAGTGCCATTGTTTGTAG TGAGAGTAAAGGCTGGTTGAATCCACCCCTCCGTTACCATGATGAGCCCAGCAGACACAAGGTTTTAGATCTTATCGGGGATCTTTCCCTTTTTGCTAGAGCTGGTAGTCAGGGGCTTCCAGTGGCTCACATTGTTGCCTACAAG GGAGGACATGCATTGCATACTGATTTCGCTCGTCGCTTATCAAGAATCGATTGA
- the LOC116003822 gene encoding probable UDP-3-O-acyl-N-acetylglucosamine deacetylase 2, mitochondrial isoform X2, with the protein MASSRVFKAAFKSSSVISWKSTGKLQQTVVNRIERTGLGLHSGKKSTVRIWPELAGEGRYFMIGSNRIDASIDFAKETPLCTTLCKDGYTVRTIEHLLSALEASGVDNCRIEIENSVSDDQSVEVPIFDGSAREWVNAIEEVGLKVAADSGGKSCDKLAPYVNEPFHVWKNDTFVAAFPSSKLRISYGINFPQAPAIGCQWFSCSLSDNCVYVEQIASSRTFCIYEQEERKSRYKWKWKPTNQSSTRFAAHK; encoded by the exons ATGGCTTCCTCTCGCGTCTTCAAAGCAGCCTTCAAGTCCTCATCTGTCATCTCATGGAAATCC ACCGGTAAGCTTCAGCAAACAGTAGTGAACCGTATAGAACGAACCGGACTAGGGCTCCACTCCGGTAAGAAATCAACGGTGAGAATATGGCCGGAGCTTGCAGGCGAAGGTAGGTATTTCATGATTGGGTCGAATCGCATCGACGCGTCGATTGATTTTGCCAAGGAGACTCCTCTGTGCACTACACTGTGCAAAGATGGGTACACTGTGAGAACAATCGAACACTTGCTGTCAGCTCTCGAGGCTAGCGGCGTCGACAACTGTCGCATCGAAATTGAAAATTCAGTCTCTGATGACCAATCTGTCGAG GTTCCTATTTTTGATGGGTCAGCAAGGGAATGGGTAAATGCAATAGAAGAAGTTGGGTTGAAGGTTGCTGCTGATTCTGGTGGCAAAAGCTGTGATAAGTTGGCACCTTATGTTAATGAACCTTTTCATGTgtggaaaaatgacacttttgttGCTGCATTTCCTTCTTCAAAGCTGAGGATCAGCTATGGAATTAACTTTCCTCAG GCTCCTGCAATTGGGTGTCAATGGTTTTCGTGTTCATTATCAGATAATTGCGTCTATGTGGAGCAGATAGCTTCTTCAAGAACATTTTGCATTTATGAGCAG GAAGAAAGGAAGTCCAGATACAAATGGAAATGGAAACCAACCAATCAATCAAGCACCAGATTTGCAGCTCACAAATGA
- the LOC116004176 gene encoding uncharacterized protein C594.04c, with protein MASSHNNFNRALVAFLAPLPSIFFYLSFLRHYHSPQSHNAPLWHWCYHHPLLLSHLFFFFNVNLLFWIIGLLQSSHWMIDLYWTVIPVLLLHYYRSHPAGEYDAWRSAAVVVLTWIWSIRLTHNYFRREKWQWGAREDWRFTDLSEQYGKNWWWMSFFAVYVSQQVFLMGICMPLYVVHSENMPLNVWDFVAIGICLSGIIIAYYADTQLHTFVSRNKKLKELSQPMVPNLDTGLWRYSRHPNYFGEQLWWWGLAIFAWRLGHAWSFVGPLINSLCLAYVTVLVEKKMLKQAYRVEAYKLYQKTTSAWIPWFKSSTGKDKNT; from the exons ATGGCTTCTTCTCATAACAATTTCAACCGAGCATTGGTTGCTTTCTTAGCTCCCCTTCCCTCCATCTTCTTCTACCTCTCTTTCCTCCGCCATTACCATTCCCCACAATCACACAATGCACCTCTCTGGCACTGGTGCTACCACCACCCTCTCCTACTCTCccacctcttcttcttcttcaacgtCAACCTCCTCTTCTGGATCATCGGCCTCCTCCAATCAAGCCACTGG ATGATTGATTTGTACTGGACTGTGATTCCGGTGTTGCTGTTGCACTACTACCGGAGTCATCCGGCGGGGGAGTACGACGCTTGGAGGTCGGCGGCGGTTGTGGTGCTGACGTGGATATGGAGTATAAGGCTGACGCATAACTACTTCCGGCGAGAGAAGTGGCAGTGGGGCGCCAGGGAGGATTGGAGATTCACTGATTTGAGTGAGCAGTATGGGAAGAATTGGTGGTGGATGTCTTTCTTTGCCGTTTATGTTTCTCAGCAG GTCTTTTTAATGGGAATATGCATGCCCCTGTATGTTGTCCACTCAGAGAATATGCCATTGAATGTATGGGACTTTGTTGCCATAGGAATCTGTTTATCTGGCATTATAATTGCGTATTATGCAGATACACAACTTCACACTTTCGTTAGCAGAAATAAAAAGTTGAAAGAGCTCAGCCAACCTATGGTGCCAAATCTGGATACAGGTCTTTGGCGGTACTCACGCCATCCAAACTACTTTGGTGAGCAATTATGGTGGTGGGGACTGGCCATATTCGCCTGGCGTTTGGGTCATGCTTGGAGTTTTGTTGGTCCGCTCATAAACAGCTTGTGCTTGGCCTATGTCACCGTGCTTGTAGAGAAGAAAATGCTTAAACAAGCTTACAGAGTTGAAGCTTATAAACTCTACCAGAAGACAACTTCGGCTTGGATACCATGGTTTAAGTCCTCAACTGGAAAAGATAAGAACACTTGA
- the LOC116004705 gene encoding receptor-like protein EIX2 codes for MMSLHALQNLNVSRNNLSGAIPKTIGNLSKIESLDLSRNELSGPIPPSLSSLNFLSHLNLSFNHLYGRIPTGSQLQTLNDPSIYMGNEGLCGDPLSKGCPNDVPSFVNQSTKTSSDDDHEFFMWFYAGICHWSLMWITLDMLEGSFFLYPERQKRSCYVFLVVDFDVICN; via the exons ATGATGAGTTTGCATGCATTGCAGAACTTGAATGTTTCTAGAAATAATCTGAGTGGAGCAATCCCGAAGACAATTGGCAATTTGAGCAAAATTGAATCACTTGATTTATCTAGAAATGAACTCTCTGGTCCCATTCCACCAAGCTTGTCatctttgaattttttgagCCACTTGAACTTATCATTCAACCATTTATATGGGAGAATACCAACAGGAAGTCAACTTCAAACCCTCAATGATCCATCCATTTACATGGGCAACGAAGGACTTTGTGGTGACCCTCTTTCAAAGGGTTGCCCCAATGATGTACCATCTTTTGTTAATCAATCTACAAAAACCAGTAGTGATGATGATCATGAATTTTTCATGTGGTTCTATGCTG GTATTTGCCATTGGTCTTTAATGTGGATTACTCTTGACATGTTGGAAGGGAGTTTCTTCCTCTACCCTGAAAGGCAAAAGAGAAGCTGCTATGTATTCTtggttgttgattttgatgtaATTTGCAATTGA